One Chryseobacterium wanjuense genomic region harbors:
- a CDS encoding PaaI family thioesterase produces the protein MTPQKKQLITDSFSRSETLKFYKAELLEVETDFISMKIPKMDVMTRKAGMFNGAMIASLVDVSSGYAAVSHYDEDCYVVTVELKVNYLRPAMGDALVSKSYVVKGGAKISVIRTEIYTVDENSGSESHVATSLVTMMKIK, from the coding sequence ATGACCCCACAGAAAAAACAGCTCATCACCGATAGTTTCAGCCGTTCCGAAACCTTAAAATTCTACAAAGCCGAACTTTTAGAAGTTGAAACAGACTTTATTTCCATGAAAATTCCGAAAATGGATGTAATGACCAGAAAAGCAGGAATGTTCAACGGTGCAATGATTGCTTCTTTGGTGGATGTTTCGTCGGGATATGCAGCGGTAAGTCATTATGATGAAGATTGTTATGTTGTGACAGTGGAATTGAAAGTCAATTATTTAAGGCCTGCGATGGGCGATGCGTTGGTTTCCAAATCGTATGTGGTAAAAGGTGGTGCGAAAATCAGTGTGATCAGAACGGAAATTTATACCGTTGACGAAAACAGCGGATCGGAAAGTCATGTGGCAACTTCTTTGGTAACGATGATGAAGATAAAATAA
- a CDS encoding type IA DNA topoisomerase: MKLCIAEKPSVARDIAKVLGATTPKQGYMEGNGYCVTWTFGHLCTLKEPHDYGPQYKSWNLFLLPIIPNNFGIKLIPNKGVENQFKVIERLVGECDEVINCGDAGQEGELIQRWVLQKAKCTKPIQRLWISSLTEEAIKEGFASLKPAEDYKNLYLAGNARAIGDWLLGINATRLFTKKFGGNKAVLSIGRVQTPTLAMLVQRQKEIDAFTVEEYWELKTKYRDVIFNAAIDRLKTLDRAEKGLEYLKENLFEIVSFEIKEGKEKNPRLFDLTGLQVEANKKYGYSAENTLNYIQSLYEKKHVTYPRVDTTYLSESLYPKIEGILRKMTFYQDLVTPLLQEPIPKSKAVFDDTKVTDHHAIIPTEVPPSQNLSREEKLIYDLIAKRFISVFYPECKISNTLVEAKVGTIPFKTSGKQILEPGWRAVYAKEPKEESTDKEKDKEEEQTIPEFTVGETGPHDPMIHQGKTSPPKPYTEATLLRAMETAGKQVEDEELRELLKNNGIGRPSTRANIIETLFKRKYIEKKRKNLIATQTGIQLIDTIEDELLKSPELTGEWESKLRRIEKGEYEANQFKEELIQMVTELTNKVVYGKGKVITLEEEKTETKEKKKREPAPKKELQSWEETQCPKCKEHHLMKGKTAVGCSDFKNCGFKVTFEIFGKKISDKQLMDLVLKGKTSKLKGFTTHPESLAEGVLALDENFQIVLS, from the coding sequence ATGAAACTTTGTATTGCCGAAAAACCCAGTGTTGCCAGAGATATCGCCAAAGTATTGGGCGCGACCACGCCTAAACAAGGCTATATGGAAGGAAACGGCTATTGCGTGACATGGACGTTCGGACATCTTTGTACCCTCAAAGAACCTCACGATTACGGACCGCAGTACAAATCCTGGAATCTGTTTCTGCTGCCCATTATTCCAAATAATTTCGGGATCAAATTAATTCCCAACAAAGGCGTTGAAAATCAATTTAAAGTCATTGAAAGATTGGTCGGAGAATGCGATGAGGTTATCAACTGCGGGGATGCCGGTCAGGAGGGAGAACTGATTCAAAGATGGGTCTTGCAGAAGGCAAAATGCACCAAGCCGATTCAGCGTTTGTGGATTTCTTCCCTTACCGAAGAGGCAATTAAAGAAGGTTTTGCCAGTTTAAAACCTGCCGAAGATTACAAAAATCTCTATCTCGCAGGAAATGCAAGAGCGATCGGCGACTGGTTATTGGGTATCAATGCGACAAGGCTTTTTACAAAGAAATTTGGTGGAAATAAAGCGGTTCTTTCGATCGGAAGAGTGCAGACTCCGACATTGGCAATGCTGGTTCAGCGTCAGAAGGAGATTGATGCTTTTACGGTGGAAGAATATTGGGAACTGAAAACCAAATACCGTGACGTCATTTTCAATGCTGCGATTGACCGTTTAAAAACATTAGACCGCGCAGAAAAAGGCCTGGAATATCTAAAGGAAAACCTTTTTGAAATTGTTTCTTTCGAAATTAAAGAAGGTAAAGAAAAGAATCCGAGATTATTTGATTTGACCGGACTTCAGGTGGAAGCCAACAAAAAATACGGTTACTCAGCGGAAAATACATTAAATTATATTCAAAGTCTTTACGAGAAAAAGCATGTGACATATCCGCGTGTTGATACGACTTATTTATCGGAAAGTTTGTATCCTAAAATTGAAGGAATTCTCAGAAAAATGACATTCTATCAGGATTTGGTGACACCATTGCTGCAGGAACCGATTCCTAAGTCGAAAGCGGTTTTTGATGATACGAAAGTTACGGATCACCACGCTATTATCCCGACCGAAGTTCCGCCTTCTCAGAATCTGAGCAGGGAAGAAAAACTGATTTATGATTTGATTGCAAAACGTTTTATCTCTGTTTTCTATCCTGAATGTAAAATTTCAAACACGTTGGTTGAGGCTAAAGTCGGCACGATTCCTTTTAAAACAAGTGGAAAGCAGATTCTGGAACCGGGATGGAGAGCAGTTTATGCCAAAGAACCGAAAGAAGAATCTACCGATAAAGAAAAAGATAAGGAAGAGGAACAAACGATTCCTGAATTCACGGTCGGGGAAACCGGTCCTCACGATCCGATGATTCATCAGGGAAAAACTTCACCGCCAAAACCTTACACGGAAGCAACGCTTCTGAGAGCCATGGAAACCGCCGGAAAACAGGTGGAAGATGAAGAGCTTCGGGAATTATTAAAAAATAACGGAATCGGAAGACCTTCGACCCGCGCCAATATTATCGAAACGCTTTTCAAACGAAAATATATCGAGAAGAAAAGAAAAAATTTGATCGCCACCCAAACCGGAATTCAATTAATCGACACCATTGAAGACGAATTGCTGAAAAGCCCGGAACTGACAGGAGAATGGGAATCAAAACTTCGCAGAATTGAAAAAGGTGAATATGAAGCCAACCAGTTTAAGGAAGAATTGATCCAAATGGTGACCGAACTGACCAATAAAGTAGTCTACGGAAAAGGAAAAGTCATTACATTGGAAGAAGAAAAAACTGAAACTAAAGAAAAGAAAAAGCGCGAACCTGCTCCTAAAAAAGAACTTCAGTCGTGGGAAGAAACCCAATGCCCAAAATGTAAAGAGCATCATTTAATGAAAGGTAAAACCGCTGTCGGATGTTCAGATTTTAAAAATTGTGGCTTTAAAGTAACTTTCGAAATTTTCGGTAAAAAAATATCGGATAAACAGTTGATGGATTTGGTGTTGAAGGGAAAAACTTCAAAATTAAAAGGCTTTACCACACATCCGGAAAGTCTAGCGGAAGGTGTGCTGGCTTTGGATGAAAATTTTCAGATTGTATTGAGTTAA
- a CDS encoding RNA polymerase sigma factor: MMEQFKAIYSEYKHRVYFFVKKYVQRDEDVEDIVQDIFVHIWKYAEKNNSKVPLEAIIFKTCKQEVANFYRKNKMIMVSSDNIVNVDEDETIDEIFTEEQISQIEALLDKLPQQTKKLFIQNKIENLSYSQLAKENNISKTAIGKQINKAISFLKVNLQ, encoded by the coding sequence ATGATGGAACAATTCAAAGCTATATATTCCGAATACAAACACAGAGTTTACTTCTTTGTGAAAAAATACGTCCAGAGAGATGAGGATGTAGAAGATATTGTGCAGGATATTTTTGTACATATCTGGAAATATGCCGAAAAAAATAATTCTAAAGTTCCTCTCGAAGCCATTATTTTTAAGACCTGCAAACAGGAAGTAGCCAATTTTTACCGTAAAAATAAAATGATCATGGTTTCCTCTGACAATATTGTTAATGTTGATGAAGATGAGACAATCGATGAAATTTTCACGGAAGAACAGATTTCTCAGATAGAAGCTTTACTCGATAAATTACCCCAGCAGACCAAAAAACTGTTTATTCAGAATAAAATTGAAAATCTCAGCTACTCACAATTAGCTAAAGAAAATAATATTTCCAAAACTGCTATCGGCAAACAGATCAACAAGGCTATCAGCTTTTTAAAGGTAAATCTGCAGTAA
- a CDS encoding FecR family protein, translating into MNSEKDFEETWKETSKGQNTIDDITDKRIWDGINHKIKKKKSGRKLYWIAAVLVPLFALMLIFKPSEDSKRNLEAKYVFETFGVKKNFKLPDGSWVELEPNSKLTLSEKFGEKNREVMFAGQGRFNVAKDKTKPFRINAGEFFVQVLGTQFFLDQRSEEKKVELFEGKVKVEHADKITYLLPKEIWRTDEKNGDFHFYTPEKQKDFTFTNINYSEAIKQLEETYDIKIVYPAEFKNKKVSGAFTGNLNEVVSVISFPFSLKAEKINEKEIILK; encoded by the coding sequence ATGAATTCGGAAAAAGATTTTGAAGAAACCTGGAAAGAAACCAGCAAAGGGCAAAACACGATTGATGATATCACAGACAAACGAATCTGGGATGGAATCAATCATAAAATTAAAAAGAAAAAATCCGGCAGGAAACTGTATTGGATAGCTGCCGTTTTGGTACCTCTTTTTGCATTAATGCTGATTTTCAAACCTTCTGAGGATTCAAAAAGAAACCTTGAGGCAAAATATGTTTTTGAAACATTCGGCGTGAAAAAAAACTTCAAACTTCCGGATGGAAGCTGGGTAGAGCTTGAGCCTAACAGTAAACTTACCCTCAGTGAAAAGTTTGGAGAAAAAAACAGGGAAGTGATGTTTGCGGGACAGGGAAGATTCAATGTAGCCAAAGACAAAACGAAACCTTTCAGAATTAATGCGGGAGAGTTTTTTGTACAGGTTTTGGGAACACAGTTTTTCCTGGACCAGAGATCTGAGGAGAAAAAAGTGGAATTATTCGAAGGAAAAGTAAAAGTGGAACATGCCGATAAAATAACCTATCTGCTTCCAAAAGAAATCTGGAGAACCGACGAAAAAAACGGGGACTTCCATTTTTATACCCCGGAAAAACAGAAAGATTTTACTTTCACGAATATTAATTATTCCGAGGCTATAAAGCAGCTGGAAGAAACCTATGACATCAAAATTGTATATCCTGCTGAGTTTAAAAATAAAAAAGTAAGCGGTGCATTTACAGGAAATCTTAATGAAGTTGTATCTGTAATCAGTTTCCCGTTCAGTTTAAAGGCAGAAAAAATTAACGAAAAAGAAATAATATTAAAATAA